One window of Lytechinus variegatus isolate NC3 chromosome 2, Lvar_3.0, whole genome shotgun sequence genomic DNA carries:
- the LOC121409060 gene encoding integrator complex subunit 2-like, translated as MSSRPVVSPEAFQAMQNVDIDAIVKLGENKLRVLLPCLVRMSLCAPLDTSNNWVQGRKKLLRVLSGLEVVNSIVALLSVDFSTLEQDALKEAKMRQKLGDAENHLTAHIQHGLALEFEKSDSARRLRLLISEILFISSQIKEPTDFTHRACELFENEVYKEEVSDVLCIAQAELPSLLPVNRLAEVLLRVKLGPTMLCRLVANVPDSFFQVCNVLIKSGERQDEDSMGGRRRTESLRLLAAMNPSQTLKLRALAVEQCRLPGLAVALSLDHAMRSKAAGGQGDMVSFLSGLLLGSSSTVRNWFAQFVRSSQKMKQENTMLQCLRDHLLQELKSITPSTEHFGYLAAKNVVQASAFMRLYCALKGIAGMKFSEIETKQLLRLLTSHPPPTAAGIRFISMGLCMLLACPFLVSGDDEKIVTQWINWLVKEGPRFETESGISASFSEMLLLMAIHFHANQMQAIVDLVCTTLGMKIAMRTNSLAKMRLLFIQDIFTEQVAAAHAVTVAVTPKLSASTTGFLPVHCVFHLLKSRAFTKHNIPIKDWLFRQICNATPPLHPLLPPLIEVFVTSVVMPTQSGSKHLRNAPLSEREILSVFKSSAVSFVSGSEVMEVDEKAEIGEEERMTAQLLMLYYVLLYEDCVLNNMKHLMIINERPLTYSNQLISQLPIKYLVRHAQINQTEYGSLYPTLLRCVSTHYPHLCLVEEWLADEVEERTRQRMRKRKIGGRKMMRESCTPDELRTALATVLTNPTPAVLILESLLDRDNPQLMEYADTLVASLSGLLDPQVPRKVTSMAVSLWHKLNTVMPRKLHVLTVNALVKTKPVTPFSEEDLTLDPLIVLRCDLQVFRCPPILEIVLQTLRAYLAACRAYLSSHILSNPTVARARPDTSSPTALPSQQEREELKAALLITQESAAMQILLEICLPFDKEKVEESRLSCLREIQCQVCSLLHQMFIADPNLAKLIHFQGYASELLPVTVAGIPSMHICLDFIPELLAQPDMAKQVFAIELTSHLCLQYALPKSLSVARLAINVMSSLLTVLTGERWAIFYKATLPSIVRICRAFPPLYEDITSILIQLGRMCASRIATAGNSPDYIGSDAELAQMMSREGQRASALRSNEKNSDRVVQKAVEDTFAEIVRLAILQKDSE; from the exons GCAAAAACTTGGAGATGCTGAAAACCACTTGACCGCTCACATCCAGCATGGCTTAGCTTTGGAGTTTGAGAAGAGTGATTCTGCTAGACGTTTGAGGTTACTCATCAGTGAAATCCTATTTATATCTAGTCAG ATTAAAGAACCAACTGATTTCACCCACCGAGCTTGTGAGCTCTTTGAGAACGAGGTTTACAAGGAAGAAGTATCTGATGTACTCTGCATTGCACAAGCAG AGTTACCCTCCTTGTTACCTGTAAATAGACTTGCCGAGGTTTTACTGAGAGTAAAGCTTGGACCAACCATGTTATGTAGACTGGTAGCTAACGTTCCAGATAGCTTCTTTCAAG TTTGCAATGTCTTGATTAAGAGTGGGGAACGACAAGATGAGGACAGCATGGGCGGAAGACGAAGGACTGAGAGCTTAAGACTATTAGCAGCTATGAACCCCAGTCAGACACTCAAACTCAGAGCTTTAGCT GTTGAGCAATGTCGTCTACCTGGTCTAGCAGTAGCTCTATCCCTAGACCATGCTATGAGGAGTAAGGCTGCCGGAGGTCAGGGTGATATGGTTAGCTTTTTGAGTGGTCTTCTCCTTGGTAGCAGTTCAACAGTACGGAACTGGTTTGCTCAGTTTGTACGTAGCAGTCAGAAG atGAAGCAAGAGAATACCATGTTACAGTGTCTGAGGGATCACCTTCTTCAAGAACTCAAATCAATCACACCGTCTACAGAACACTTTGGTTACCTGGCTGCCAAGAATGTGGTACAAGCCAGTGCCTTCATGAGGCTGTACTGTGCTCTCAAAGGCATTGCTGGAATGAA ATTCAGTGAGATAGAAACCAAGCAGCTATTACGTCTTCTGACCAGCCACCCTCCTCCCACTGCTGCTGGCATTAGGTTCATCTCTATGGGTCTTTGTATGCTACTTGCCTGTCCGTTCTTAGTTAG tggtgatgatgagaaaATAGTAACACAATGGATTAACTGGTTGGTTAAAGAGGGGCCCAGATTTGAGAC GGAGAGTGGTATAAGTGCTTCTTTCAGTGAGATGTTACTTCTGATGGCCATTCATTTTCATGCAAATCAGATGCAAGCTATTGTTGATTTAGTGTGCACCACTCTTGGAATGAAG ATTGCTATGAGAACAAACTCTCTTGCTAAGATGAGGCTCCTTTTCATTCAAGATATATTCACAGAACag GTTGCAGCAGCACATGCTGTGACTGTAGCAGTCACACCTAAGCTGAGTGCATCAACAACAGGCTTTCTACCAGTTCACTGTGTATTTCATCTACTGAAGAGCAGAGCATTCACCAAGCACAATATCCCAATCAAA GATTGGCTGTTCAGACAGATTTGCAATGCAACCCCTCCCCTCCATCCTCTACTCCCCCCTCTCATTGAAGTGTTTGTGACCTCAGTAGTCATGCCCACACAGTCTGGCTCCAAGCATCTACGGAATGCTCCACTATCTGAGAGGGAGATCCTATCTGTCTTTAAATCATCAGCTGTGTCCTTTGTAAGTGGGTCAGAAGTCATGGAGGTGGATGAGAAGGCGGAGATCGGGGAGGAAGAACGAATGACGGCACAACTTCTCATGCTCTACTACGTGCTTCTCTATGAAGACTGTGTGCTGAATAATATGAAACATCTCA TGATCATCAACGAACGTCCCCTGACCTACTCCAATCAGCTTATCTCCCAGCTACCCATCAAGTACCTGGTACGACATGCCCAAATCAATCAGACAGAGTATGGCTCTCTCTATCCTACGTTACTACGCTGTGTGTCAACACACTACCCTCATCTGTGCCTGGTGGAGGAGTGGCTGGCAGATGAGGTAGAGGAGAGAACAAGACAGAGGATGAGGAAGAGGAAGATTGGAGGAAGGAAGATGATGAGAGAGAGTTGTACACCAGATGAGCTCAGGACAG CTTTGGCCACAGTCTTGACAAATCCTACCCCGGCTGTCCTGATCTTGGAATCACTACTTGACCGGGACAATCCTCAACTCATGGAATATGCAGATACTCTTGTGGCTAGTCTGTCAGGATTGCTTGACCCACAGGTCCCTAGGAAGGTGACCAGTATGGCGGTCAGTCTCTGGCACAAATTAAACACTGTTATGCCAAGAAA ATTACATGTACTGACTGTCAATGCACTGGTCAAGACAAAACCAGTAACACCATTCAGTGAGGAAGATTTGACCCTTGACCCCCTTATAGTACTAAGGTGTGATTTGCAGGTATTCAG GTGTCCACCCATCCTGGAGATAGTCCTGCAGACCCTTAGAGCTTACCTAGCAGCATGTAGAGCATACCTGTCCTCACATATCCTATCCAACCCCACCGTAGCCAGGGCTAGACCAGACACAAGCAGTCCTACAGCCTTGCCATCACAGCAGGAGAGGGAAGAACTCAAGGCAGCTCTACTAATCACACAGGAGAGTGCTGCTATGCAGATCTTATTGGAGATATGTTTGCCATTTGATAAAGAGAAG gttgaagAGAGCCGTCTATCATGTCTGAGAGAGATCCAATGCCAGGTGTGTTCCTTGTTACATCAGATGTTCATTGCCGACCCAAACTTGGCCAAGCTCATCCACTTCCAG GGTTATGCAAGTGAACTCCTTCCAGTGACTGTAGCAGGTATACCTTCTATGCATATCTGTCTTGATTTCATCCCAGAGCTACTGGCACAGCCTGACATGGCCAAACAG GTGTTTGCGATTGAATTGACATCTCATCTTTGCCTCCAGTATGCATTACCCAAGTCACTTAGTGTAGCAAGATTAGCCATCAATGTAATGTCATCGTTATTAACAG TTCTGACTGGAGAAAGGTGGGCAATATTCTACAAGGCAACACTGCCCTCTATAGTGCGTATCTGTCGAGCCTTTCCTCCACTGTATGAAGACATCACCTCAATTCTGATCCAACTAGGAAGAATGTGTGCATCTAGGATAGCTACAGCAGGCAACAGTCCTGATTATATCG GGAGTGATGCAGAGCTGGCACAGATGATGAGCAGGGAAGGACAGAGAGCTAGCGCCCTCAGGAGTAATGAGAAGAACAGTGACAGGGTGGTGCAGAAAGCAGTAGAAGACACATTTGCTGAGATTGTGAGACTTGCCATACTCCAGAAAGAcagtgaatga